A portion of the Bulleidia sp. zg-1006 genome contains these proteins:
- a CDS encoding PcfB family protein — protein sequence MINEEVSSKAINLEVRLAKATAKELLKILKKLLQQAEKLGGFDKLIKVEGSQVKLKDMVKKGQLEELNVKDEELKELKKELNKHGVKFSVMKDKETGTHSVFFQAKDTKVMNKAFQNVLSSIEKKEKTKESIHKNIEKFKEMAKDTITKDKVKNKQKEQSL from the coding sequence TTGATTAACGAAGAAGTTTCAAGCAAAGCCATAAACTTGGAAGTAAGGCTTGCCAAAGCTACGGCAAAAGAATTATTAAAGATACTGAAAAAATTACTTCAGCAAGCAGAAAAGCTCGGCGGATTTGATAAGCTAATCAAGGTAGAGGGAAGTCAAGTAAAACTTAAAGATATGGTCAAGAAAGGACAACTTGAAGAGCTGAATGTCAAAGACGAAGAACTAAAGGAGCTAAAGAAAGAACTGAATAAACACGGCGTTAAATTTTCGGTTATGAAAGATAAGGAGACCGGAACACATTCGGTATTCTTTCAGGCAAAGGACACCAAGGTTATGAATAAGGCATTTCAAAATGTGCTTTCCAGTATTGAGAAAAAGGAGAAAACCAAAGAGTCCATTCATAAAAATATTGAGAAGTTTAAGGAGATGGCAAAAGACACTATCACTAAAGATAAAGTTAAGAATAAGCAAAAGGAGCAGAGCTTATGA